The sequence ATAGGATACCACAACATATTTACAAAAAGCTGTGCAGAAACttacttgcaaaaaaaaaaagggccgTAGAAATAAAGAACACTGAACCATACAAATACAAGCAATAACATAGCTGCAATAAAGAAACAGGAGGGAATGGGGATTTGGTAGTGTAGAAGGTGCAATCCAGATGCACTCAGAGATGGATCTAAAAATCTAACGGTCCCAGGATGAAGATCCTGATCTCCTAGACcaattttcaatatttttgatatattttctaaaagagGATCAATTGTATTTTGTCTTAGCAAGGAAAATATAATAAGATAATTTACTTAAGGAGTACCATGTGTAAATCATAATAGAATAGAGCAAGAAGCATCTAAGATCAGAGAAAAAATTGAACTAGTTCATGCATAGCTTGGACATCAGCATTTACTGTGCAGAAAATTCCTGAATGGATACAGTAGTTCGGCAATGGCCAATGGGGTACATCCATGGTTCTGTCTTATGGTGTCTTCGTTTATTCAAAAGTATATGTGATGTCTtatcatctactccctctgtcccacaaaATCATGAATCCTGGAGGGGAGGTTTGTTCAAAAAAACGATCTATGCATAGAAAAAGAAGAGATTGTGGGCCATAGTAGATGGGAAACGAGCcagccacctctctctcctatcGTTTTGACCGCAGAAACCTTATCTCCTCGGCTTTTCTCGTCTCGTTCTCTCCTCCCTAAATCGCATCGCTCTCTCTTCCCCCAAATCATGCCCAGATACGACCTCCTGCCTCCACGCCTTCCTCCCCACAAATCCCTCCCTTCTCCACGCTGCTCCCCCTCACTCCCTCCTTGCCTTCCTCCCCGCACATCCCTCCTGCTcaacgcagcggcggcggccggcgggggaggcgaCGAGCAGACGCCGGTGTTCTTGCATACATGCGGCCTTGGCAGCGGCGGTGACGAGCGGAGAAGGCATCGGCGGcgacaaggcggcggcgaccggcgaacacagcggcagcggcgacaagCGGACACGGCCTCGTCGGGGTTCTTGCTAGTTCATTTGTCGGGGTTCTTGCTAGTTCTTGTAGTATCTGGTTCTTGCTAGTTCTTGTAGTATCTCTTTTTCTCTGTTCTTGGCTCTGTTCTTAATTGACAGATGCGAGACTCCACCAGTccacctccccgcgcctccctctGTTGTGTTGGAGGCTTTGctacgcggtggcggcggtggagccttGCATGCGTGTGGTATACTGGTATGTGGCCGATGCTTGCTTTGCATGCTGATGGATGTGGCTTGCTCGGATGCAGCTGTTATGGTGGAAGGGGATTGACGATGGGAAGGACAGCCACAAGGAAATTCatgcttgtctttttttttaccgttAATTAATGGTTGTACTTTGTAGTTTGGTGAGGGCATACTAGTCTTTTGCCACTGCTGCTAAAGTCACCTCGGGCTTTTAGGAATCGTgattttatgggacggagggagtataagactACATCATCCTAGCAAATAGCATACTGCTAGCTGATAAGATTTGTACGTTAAGCCAAAAAATGCTGCTACAAGCATGACGTCACTACGGAACACATCTCTCCCCACCAAAAATTTGTGGAAAACCCTAAGCACAGCTGTTTGCAGTTCTCACTATAAGCTTGAATCAGCTCTATCTAAATACATCAAAGTTCACACCGATGCAAACCGATCAACAAATGAAACGATTTCCACAATGAATTAAACTACagtgcacattttttttttacaggaatGACCAAAGGAGGCCATCCAAATGCCATTAAGATTGAGGGGAAAAAGTTACAAGACAGCAAATTATGCATACTAAGTGCCCAGCTAATAGAATAAACAATAACAGAATAGAACGATTAAACCTCCACAAAAACAAACAACGAGATTTACCAACTCTAATAGCACAAATGAACTGATTGGTTCCAGTAAGGGCTAAGAGTAGTTTCAGTCAATCTAAATCTAAACAATCACAGAATCACAAAGTCACAACATACGTAGAAACAGGATAAAATCAGTTGCAGAGTTGCGCTTGGTAACTTATCATATCTCTATACTAGGACCGCGCGATTCAATCCATTTGGGGATCTCTCTCAGCAACTACAGCAACTTAGGctcccctttgattcaaaggaaattcataggaattttagaggatttcatttttataggaatttttcctatatagccctttgaatcaaagatatggatcttatggaatcctatgaaatttacTATGAATGCCTaatgccatgcaagttttggaggaaatctaACATGAGATAGAAACCtcatggaaactttcctttgagtctttatctctcctctaattcatatatttttcctgtggtccaattaaacggtcattcctgtttgttgcaattctctgttttacacttacattcctatcaaaatcatacgtttttcctattcgtACGTTTtatcaatcctgcgattcaaaggggcccttattGAGGATCGCTTTTGAATTTCTGTTCAGAAGGGAGCAAACCTAGCGAAGGGAAGGCCGCCGGTAAGGGGCGGGTGACTGGGGatgcgcccgccgccggcgagagaggagggTTTCCTCGGCCGCCGCTTTGCTGGGCCTGGACGCCGGAgcttggaggcggcggctgtTGGTAAGGCAACGCAAGGCAAAGgcaagcagagagagagagagaggatgggccAGATATTATTGGGCTTCCAAAAGAGGCCTGAGGTGGGCCCACGTGACAGTCTCACAGCCCACTCCCCTCAACTCCGCTCTTCCCAAATGGGCCCAGGCCCAAGCCTGGGTATAAAAGCAGAGCTCTCGCCATCTTCTGGCGCaagcctcctctcctcctcctcgcttcgGATTCCACCGTCGCGGAGCTCGGCGCGGGCGGAGATGGAGGGcgacgccgccggagccggagctggagatggtggcggcggcggcggcgaccggtcgAGCATCGTGATCGGTCTCATCGAGAACCGAGCCAAGGAGGTGACGCCTCTCACTGactaaccccccccccccttccctccccctaCACCCCCGCACGCATTTTTGCTTGTCGGATTGCTCGCCTAGCtagcttcctcctcttctcctccaagGCCCCCGAGGGTTCCCGTTTCGCGTTCTACTCGGTCTTCGCTGCGCCGCGGATCGGCTTCGATCGTGTCGTCGGCCTGCGTGCGTGTTGTGTTCGCGCTCCCGCGGGGGTGGGGGTTGATCGGATGCTGCTCGGGTGTGGATTGCTTGCTCTAGCTGGTCAGAttgatggggggggggggggggtggggcgGTCGTGTTATATGGCGTTCTGAGCGGCTTGATTTGAGTGTTTGGTGGTTTTAGGATTTGAGGCTCCAGCTCCATTTCCGGGGCGATTAGAGCATAGCCTGTCCTCGATAGTGCTGCTCTAGCGGTTCGAATCGAGTTGGTGTGATGTGTACAGTAAATTGTTGGAGAGGTGGGCACAATTACTGCAGTGACCTGCTGTTGCAATTTTTTCCTCCACTGATTTGGCCGGTACTTTCTTACAAGTTGGGAATCCGGATAACCAACGGTCAAAGGATAAAGCCATTTCCATAACAGCACCATGCGCCATGCGGGAAAGCATTTTTATCTACGATATATTAGTTGTTCTCCAGGCTTGTTTTGAAGGAGTTGCAAGTTTCATTGTAAACAGGAAAATTCATTGGATCATGGTGCATTGGCGCAGAAGAGAAAATTTGATCAAAGTGTTGTAGTAGATCAACTCATAAACTTATTAtggatgaattttttttagataatgtattATGGATGAACAGATTGTGAAAATGATTTCTCCATTCTACACACTTGTTTTGTGGTTTACTAATGAACAAGATCTTCTGAGGCGCTGACCTCTCTGTAcatctttatttttcttgttctaAGTCAAGTGTATCTTTAGTTTTGGAAGCATCTCAACATTTTTGCCAACGTAAGAATTCTTTGTAGTGTcagttttggaaaaaaaaaatcgtgatATGAACACGTGTAGATTGTCTGTGCACGTCAGTTGATAACTTGATATGCACACCATCCAATTCAACTCAAAGTGAAAACATACAAACAAAAATCTTGGAGTTAATTATTTCTCAATTTCTTTATTATAAACCAAAAGATCATGAAGATTTATCAAACTAGTATTTTTGCAGGTTGGTGTTGCTGCTTTTGATTTGAGATCAGCCTCACTGCATCTTTCTCAGTATATTGAGACCAGTTGCTCATATCACAATACGAAGACACTTCTGCATTTCTATGATCCTATGGTTGCAATAGTGCCCCCAAACAAAACAGCAGCAGACGGTATGGTTGGAGTTTCAGAGCTGGTTGGTAAACATTTGCCAACAAATAAAAAGGTGATGGCTGACATATGCAAATTTGTTCTATGTTTTCTCATAATATGAACCCACTTTCGTTTATTCTAAACAGAGTTCACCTTTTAGATAACAATGGCACGTGGCTGCTTTGATGACACAAAGGTATAATGATTTGTATTCCTTTCTGACCATTTATTTGCTTAATTGTTGGGTGATTAACTGCTGCTTAACATCATGcatgttcttgttttcttttaagGGTGCTGTTATGGTAAAAAATCTTTCAGCTAGAGACCCATCTGCACTCGGTTTAGATACTTATTGCAAGCAATACTATCTTTGTCTTGCTGCTGCCTCTGCAACAATTAAGTGGTACGCGTGCTATCTTTGTCTCGATACATTGCTGGGCTACATTTTCCCTGTTTAGGATTAAGTTAATAACTTCTGTTATGTATCTCCCATGAACATAGTTGTGTATTGCTTCAATATGGACATAGCGACTTGACAAAGCTGTGAcataatttctattttttcaaaGTGTAATTGGAGCATATGAACTTACTATGTACTACAACAGTGCAACTCTCAAAGCAAGTACTTACTAAATTATTTTACAATTTGTCTGTTACTTCTCATGTCATTTCATAGGAGTTATGCCTAAGCACCTCATTTGATGATTCTACTTACTATTTATACAATGCCCCAGAATATTTGTTGTTACTTagtacattgaaatggaaactGAGATAGGATTTTCAAGTTGGATACTTGGATTCTATAAAGCTTATCTTGGATCATCAAAACATATTtctcatattgttttttttggtcatagataactattttttttcctcgtaTTGGACGGAAATGAGGATAAAACCGACATATAGCAGATGATTAGATCTCATGTTGATAGTGTTGATAAGTATCACAATGACAATTTACTTTGTTTCTTCTTGCAGGATTGAATCAGAAAGAGGTGTAATTATCACTAATCACTCATTATCAGTAAGTTTTTTAGAGTTCTGTTTCATATAAATCATCGTTGTTTAGCCTTTTTTTCACCTGTAAGGCCATTCTTACGATATTATGTATCAAAAGTCTCCATTTTGAGACTACTCTTCTATGGGCTATGCTGATCTGATAAAAATCTATACATTATGGGGTCCCATACATTATCTCTAAAAACGTTTTCTCTAAAAATGTTAGCTGATGTTTCcgtttttctcttatatatgtatgtataactTTTCAGGTTACATTCAATGGGTCATTTGACCACATGAACATTGACTCAACTAGGTACTCTTTTGGTTAAATTGAGCAGTATTATCTGTCACTTGATAAATCATCTTCACCAAAGGAGCAGAAACaatataagttaaaattttctGCTACACGATCTGAATTGCCTTCATTGTTCCATATATGCACCTAGCAGTGTACAAACATTGGAAATTATTGACCCTCTTCATACTGAACTGTGGGGAACtagcaacaaaaagaaaagtctCTTTCAGATGTTGAAGACTACAAAGACTACAGGAGGGTATGGCTTTCCCATTCTCCAAACTAATCTTTTTTACATATATTTACACTGCAACATTCAATATCTCCTCATTTTTGCAATTTGAACAATCTTTTCTGAGATAAAAAGTTTCATGTCAACTTCTATTGATGGTACAAAATATGTTTAACTTTATGTAGTCTATGTATTGAAATATCAAGCACACTGCAACAATTCTCTTCAAACTTGCTTGTTCAGGACTAGACTACTGAGAGCCAACTTGTTGCAACCGTTAAAAGACATTCAAACAATCAATACTCGTCTGGATTGCTTGGTAAGGAGAttaatcttttttgttattctcaaTTCTTAAATTGGAATGTCTGTTTGATCAAATTGGTCATACGGTAATCCTGACATTTGAAACTTCCAAAGTTGCACATATTAAGTTCTGGATCTTCTAGTAGGCTAGGTTCTGGATCTTCGGTGGGAATGAATTAACTTCATGGAGTATGAACCCTGCTTTATGCATGTGGAAATCTTAGTGCATATAGTCTTAAATCGTTACTCGAAGGGTTTACCGCAATCATGTTTGTACCATTTATAGTTCATTTCCTGTTGGAGCACTTTGCCATATAATGGAGAATTTTACTGCAACCATGACTGTACACCACAGGCCATATGTGAAAGTATTTCCATGAGAAGGGGAAGCAATAGTTCTTGTAATATTGATATGCAACGCTCCTTTGCAAGAATGAAAGTCAACTGGAATCTGGGATATAACAAGTATTCAGTTACTAATATTATCATCGAAAATGATCAGTAATATATccaataaatgcatgtttattaATTTTATATCTTAAATTTTAGGATGAGCTAATGAGTAATGAGGAATTATTCTTTGGCTTGACACAAGGTCTTCGTAAGTTTCCAAAAGAATCAGGTGAACTTATGTCCTTTTTCTCTGTAGAAAATTCTATATCCTCTTCTGGCTGTGCAACACTACAGATAATAGGTAAAATGGTTGCTGGTGTTACAACTTCCATAATTTTATTATGCCTCAGATAAAGTTCTTTGCCACTTCTGCTTCAAACCCAAAAAGGATACTGATGAAGTGCTAAAGCCTGCCAATGGTAGAAAGAGCCGAGGGCTGATTTCTGACATTATTGTTCTAAAAACAGCTCTGGATGCCATACCATTCCTCTCCAAGGTAGTGTTATAGATATGTGTTTGTCCTAGTATTCAATTTAGCAATTTATTCAGTCTgatttttcattttgttttgtttttgaagaTGCATGTTATTTTGTTCATTTAAGGGTAAATGTCTTTTATTCTAGAAACATACCCATCTATCTTTTCACGCATGTGATGTGTAGCTCATCACAGGTTCTAAGGGGTGCAAAAAGTTTCCTTCTTCGCAACATTTATCAGACTATATGTGAAAACCCAAAGTATGCAAGCATGAGAAAGAGGTACTGTTTTCTGACCTTTTTCCTCCCATTTCAAAGGAGAAGTTGAATGAAGACTGAAAACAGCATGCTAACTTCAGGCTTAGTCTTCCCATCCTGCTTTTGTTTGTACatttgtttttagtttttagtAATATTGCCAGTATATTAGCATTATGTGACTGTAAATATGTTCGTCCACATTTATTAAATAACAAGTATATCCATCTACATTCTAAAAGTAACCATTCACCTTTGATTTGGTTGTATGTTTTCTTTTATGATCCTAGAATTGGGGATGTCATTGATGAAGATGTTGTTCATTCAAGGGCTCCTTTTGTAACCTGCACTCAACAATGTTTTGCTATTAAGGCTGGAATTGATGGACTGCTTGATGTTGCTCGTAGATCTTTCTGTGATACCAGCGAAGGTGTCTATCGTTTTCATGTTTGTTTTCTAATTTTACCTAACACAGCTGATTGACATAATGCATTTTTCAGCCATACATAACCTTGCCAACAAGTACAGGGAGGATTTTAAGCTTCCAAATTTGAAGATACCATATAACAACAGActaggattttattttattgtaccCCAGAAGGACATTACTGAAAGGCTCCCTAATAAATTTATCCAGGTATGTGGATATATCCCTTTTAAGAACCAGCCTCTTAGCTAAACCATAAGATGCTAACCAAATATTTGTGAATGTGTAATCAATTAGGTAGTTAGACATGGGAAGAATGTCCACTGCTCAAGCTTGGAGCTTGCTTCGGTAAGTTTGCATCCAGTGAATTATCATCCTTGGGCATTTTTAGTAATTCAACACTTACTGCCACACTGCAAATTTAACCATGTAATTATTTTCTCTGGGATGCTATTTTCAAGTGGAATAAGTGTTAGTCAATAGTTATTCATTTATGTTCTTTTGTTTTCCCTCAAAGAAAGTTTATCATCTTGTTTAAGCATCACCGAGCAAACTATTCTTTTGCCAAAAGCATTGGGACAgtgttatatttttcttgtttataAGTGTATGGTATAATTTCATCATAGCTACACGTGAAATAAGCTTTTATTTTATCGATTAGGATAGGAcattgaaaaaatataatatgctATTGGAGAGTTTATTTCTTCATACGGTCACTTATTACCATGTGCTTTCTACCCAAATTTGCAGCTAAATGCCAGGAATAAGTCTGCTGCTGCTGAGTGCTTCTTGCGCACGGAACTTTGTTTGGAAGGTTGCCATGGCCACTAAGCATTGAGTATTCAACATTTTTCCATTGGAGTTTTGTTACTTTATTTGTTGATATTGATATAGGTTAAGCTCTGGTCCAGTTAACAGATACCTGTTACTATAATTTTCTAGTGATAAACTAGAGAGTTAACATgcaatacatgcatgcataatgTATCTGTTGCATTGGGATATCAACTTCTATATTTGTTGGGCATCCTCCATATAGGTAGCAGCTATTGTAGAACAGAACATCATCATTCTTCTTAACTTAGAATAGGGATCTCCTCATTTTGCTTTGTTTATGAACTTTTTAGCCATCCATTTCTTTGCTTTCCTGGCTTATTTTGGCTGAATTGGTGGGACTTTGAGGGTATCATACACTTGACTAATTCAACTCACGAACTTAAAGGGAATTGAAGCTTGTGGATAGTGTAACTTGTTTCTGTGCAGCATTTTACATTTCAACTAGTATTATTCAAGTGTCTAAAGAAATATTTAACTTGCATAAATCTGTTCTGTTGTTTCAGGGCTTATTAATGAGATCAGAGAAGACATTGGTATATTAACGTTGCTTGCCGAAGTATTATGCCTGTTGGACATGCTTGTAAATTCTTTTGCGTTTACAATATCTACTAAGCCCGTTGATCGTTACACGAGACCTGAATTCACTGGTGGGCAATTCAATTCAACACTAGTAACTGATCTtgttaaggattttttttagtgaTGTTGTGGAGTCCTGATCTGACAGTTGCTTCCAATTAAGCAGATGATGGTCCGATGGCAATTAATGCTGGAAGGCATCCTATTCTTGAGAGCTTGCATAATGATTTTGTTGTAAGTTCTTCATTTGTTATTTATTCCTCAGTATTTACTTCATTTGTATGTCTTTTTCATCATAAATTTGTTGATTGAAATAGCAATGATCATAATACTGTTTATATCATGCAGCCTAACAATCTCTTTCTGTCTGAAGCATCTAATATGGTTCTTGTCATGGGGCCAAACATGTGCGTCCCATAAACATTGTATCCAAATGTCTATAGCAGGCTAATTATATATGGAAATTCATCTGCTCTCTGCATTATCTGCTGTTGCAGGAGTGGGAAGAGCACATATCTTCAACAGATTTGTCTAATAGTCATTCTTGCACAAATTGGCTGTTATGTTCCAGCTCAATTTGCATCACTAAGAGTGGTTGATCGCGTATTCACACGGATTGGCACTGGGGACAATGTTGAAAATAACTCAAGCACAGTATGCAAATTCATCTATTCTATATGGTTTATACTTATGTTATCTTGTTATTTGACTTACAGAATTCTTCTAAAAGCACGTGAAACAATAAAATGATTAGATAAAAGCATTCAACTGTTACTGTTGATAGTCCTCAAGTAATATTTATCCCCTGAGTACCATTCTTTAGGCTTGTTTCCTCCCAGATTAATTCCTATTTATTATCTTAAATCTCCTGATGCACATTATCTCTATTGTGCTCAAACCTATCAAATTTAAGATGTTTTCTTGTCCATATGAAGTATAAATGGTCATTTGCTTTGTCCTGTTCCAGTAGTTGGTGTTTTTGGATTCCTTGGTGGATTTCCTTAAAATAGCATTAGATATGGAGGGTCTTAACTCCTAAGATCGGTACCTGTTTGTCATATTTATGGATAACTCTACATGAAGAAGCGCGTTGAAGTAGTGGATTAACCATCTTATCTAGGATCGCGAGAGCCCATACTATACCATTTCTTGGTAATATCTGGATGGCTGATCTGGACTTTTGAATTGTTTGTATACTGTCATTTATAACCTTCCTTCAAGTTGTATTGGCCTTGGACACTTGAC is a genomic window of Oryza glaberrima chromosome 7, OglaRS2, whole genome shotgun sequence containing:
- the LOC127779114 gene encoding DNA mismatch repair protein MSH4 isoform X1, with product MGPGPSLGIKAELSPSSGASLLSSSSLRIPPSRSSARAEMEGDAAGAGAGDGGGGGGDRSSIVIGLIENRAKEVGVAAFDLRSASLHLSQYIETSCSYHNTKTLLHFYDPMVAIVPPNKTAADGMVGVSELVGKHLPTNKKITMARGCFDDTKGAVMVKNLSARDPSALGLDTYCKQYYLCLAAASATIKWIESERGVIITNHSLSVTFNGSFDHMNIDSTSVQTLEIIDPLHTELWGTSNKKKSLFQMLKTTKTTGGTRLLRANLLQPLKDIQTINTRLDCLDELMSNEELFFGLTQGLRKFPKESDKVLCHFCFKPKKDTDEVLKPANGRKSRGLISDIIVLKTALDAIPFLSKVLRGAKSFLLRNIYQTICENPKYASMRKRIGDVIDEDVVHSRAPFVTCTQQCFAIKAGIDGLLDVARRSFCDTSEAIHNLANKYREDFKLPNLKIPYNNRLGFYFIVPQKDITERLPNKFIQVVRHGKNVHCSSLELASLNARNKSAAAECFLRTELCLEGLINEIREDIGILTLLAEVLCLLDMLVNSFAFTISTKPVDRYTRPEFTDDGPMAINAGRHPILESLHNDFVPNNLFLSEASNMVLVMGPNMSGKSTYLQQICLIVILAQIGCYVPAQFASLRVVDRVFTRIGTGDNVENNSSTFMTEMKETAFIMQNVSSKSLIVVDELGRATSSSDGLAIAWSCCEYLLSTKAYTVFATHMESLSELATIYPNVKILHFEVDLRNDRLDFKFRLKDGVRKVPHYGLLLAKVAGLPSSVIDTAASITSRITEQEMVRKDDNCEQYRSLQMAYQVTQRLICLKQSNQGDDYIREALQNLKDSYAAGRLT
- the LOC127779114 gene encoding DNA mismatch repair protein MSH4 isoform X2, producing MAPVGVAAFDLRSASLHLSQYIETSCSYHNTKTLLHFYDPMVAIVPPNKTAADGMVGVSELVGKHLPTNKKITMARGCFDDTKGAVMVKNLSARDPSALGLDTYCKQYYLCLAAASATIKWIESERGVIITNHSLSVTFNGSFDHMNIDSTSVQTLEIIDPLHTELWGTSNKKKSLFQMLKTTKTTGGTRLLRANLLQPLKDIQTINTRLDCLDELMSNEELFFGLTQGLRKFPKESDKVLCHFCFKPKKDTDEVLKPANGRKSRGLISDIIVLKTALDAIPFLSKVLRGAKSFLLRNIYQTICENPKYASMRKRIGDVIDEDVVHSRAPFVTCTQQCFAIKAGIDGLLDVARRSFCDTSEAIHNLANKYREDFKLPNLKIPYNNRLGFYFIVPQKDITERLPNKFIQVVRHGKNVHCSSLELASLNARNKSAAAECFLRTELCLEGLINEIREDIGILTLLAEVLCLLDMLVNSFAFTISTKPVDRYTRPEFTDDGPMAINAGRHPILESLHNDFVPNNLFLSEASNMVLVMGPNMSGKSTYLQQICLIVILAQIGCYVPAQFASLRVVDRVFTRIGTGDNVENNSSTFMTEMKETAFIMQNVSSKSLIVVDELGRATSSSDGLAIAWSCCEYLLSTKAYTVFATHMESLSELATIYPNVKILHFEVDLRNDRLDFKFRLKDGVRKVPHYGLLLAKVAGLPSSVIDTAASITSRITEQEMVRKDDNCEQYRSLQMAYQVTQRLICLKQSNQGDDYIREALQNLKDSYAAGRLT
- the LOC127779114 gene encoding DNA mismatch repair protein MSH4 isoform X3 is translated as MARGCFDDTKGAVMVKNLSARDPSALGLDTYCKQYYLCLAAASATIKWIESERGVIITNHSLSVTFNGSFDHMNIDSTSVQTLEIIDPLHTELWGTSNKKKSLFQMLKTTKTTGGTRLLRANLLQPLKDIQTINTRLDCLDELMSNEELFFGLTQGLRKFPKESDKVLCHFCFKPKKDTDEVLKPANGRKSRGLISDIIVLKTALDAIPFLSKVLRGAKSFLLRNIYQTICENPKYASMRKRIGDVIDEDVVHSRAPFVTCTQQCFAIKAGIDGLLDVARRSFCDTSEAIHNLANKYREDFKLPNLKIPYNNRLGFYFIVPQKDITERLPNKFIQVVRHGKNVHCSSLELASLNARNKSAAAECFLRTELCLEGLINEIREDIGILTLLAEVLCLLDMLVNSFAFTISTKPVDRYTRPEFTDDGPMAINAGRHPILESLHNDFVPNNLFLSEASNMVLVMGPNMSGKSTYLQQICLIVILAQIGCYVPAQFASLRVVDRVFTRIGTGDNVENNSSTFMTEMKETAFIMQNVSSKSLIVVDELGRATSSSDGLAIAWSCCEYLLSTKAYTVFATHMESLSELATIYPNVKILHFEVDLRNDRLDFKFRLKDGVRKVPHYGLLLAKVAGLPSSVIDTAASITSRITEQEMVRKDDNCEQYRSLQMAYQVTQRLICLKQSNQGDDYIREALQNLKDSYAAGRLT